The genomic window TAAATGTTAGCATGTGCCTAGCTCATACTGGAAATTATCCATTGTCCTTTACCATTTCTCACAAAGCACTCAAAAAGGAAGTGCACATAATTTGTTCCTCATAGGAATAGAGGTGTTAATCTGTCAGTATTGTCACAGTACTGCATGCGCCAAACTAGTGGTCAGAATTCCTTCTAACTGTATCGCAACAGCATCACAGTCTGTTACCCCAAACGTGTTCACAGTGCACAGAAACCTTGCAACATTGCAAATAATATGACCCGTATGAGTCCAGACAGAGTGTGCACCTACTCATAAATGAACTGACCTCACTGGATAACCTGAGGTAACCTCTCTTTGATATAAATTGCCGATGCTATGGGCACattgagctgagagcagcagggTTTGGATGTTGAATGCCCATAGTCAGCAAAGGAATTCTGGCCGCATGTTTTCTGCCAGACAGGAAGAATGacacagagaggagagggagcaGATGGGCTTTATATGGTGGTGAGCCACTGGTTAAGATGTTAATGGTACCATAAGATTCCACATCGGAGTATTAGGGATTGATTCTCCCTCTTAGTTGTGTGTATGTGCTCCCACAGCAATCCAAGTCAGTGCAAGGAACAGACCATGCACAAAAACAATACACAAGTATTAACTGTGCACATGTTTGGCTACAAACAGACTGTGCACAAAAAAAGGGAAATTAGAGGAAACATtgatggtgatttttttttaacggTGAGGTCCTTCCTAAAATGCCTGTTCAAAACCAGCATTGTGAGATTGTGCACTGATCAGGAATCAAGCGCGGAATAACTGCACGGAGGCCAGTACACCATCACCGAGGCACCCTTTATTTGCATGTGCACAGCTCAGATTCAGTCCCTGAACTGAGAAGATTCTGAattccctgtttattttttttcccaaCAATAAGCAGTTTATTTACAGTTGGTACATTCCATGATCAAGCCTAGGAGAGTGAGCTACTTCTACAGCTTCAGATTCTACAGATCATATTCATAGAATAAAAATGAAGACTTGTTCCCTGCAGTCAGTTCAGTCACTCTCCCCCAGGCTgagcctgtcaaacaggtactctcccaggccattctcaggggctcccagtctcttcaggttggtgatgtgatCCCCCAGCTTCTTGATCATCTTCACTTGCTCATCCAAGTAGTGCCTCTCCAGGAAGTCACACAGATGAGGGTCCATGTGGCCAGAGGAGAGTTTGTGCAGATCCAGCAGACTCTGGTTCACATCCTTCTCCATCTGCAGAGCTCTCTGCATTGCCTCCAGACCATTGCCCCACTCATCCTGCTCTGGCTTCttgacatcctgcaggaggactcGGCCTCCACGTTTATTCTGGAATGCCATCAGTTTCTCAGCATGTTCCCATTCCTCATGGGACTGCTCCTTGAAGAACTCAGCAAAGTGACGCAGGGCAACATCATCCCGGTCAAAGTAATAGAACATGGAGAGATAAACGTAGGAGGAATAGAGCTCCAAGTTGATCTGCTTGTTGACAGCATCCTCACAGTCCTTGTGGTAGTTCTGACACACTTGGGAGGCCATCATCACAAttccctgtttatatctgtcatccAGGGCTCCCCGATTGGTCCAGCCTAGCAACCCCAATCATGGAACACATTGTCAATAAGCTCTACCTGGTTCCAGTCACTACAAAGAATTTTGGTACTAAGGGTTAATGACTCTTAAGCACAGGATTTCTGTAGATTCTCGGGGCCCTGTGTGTTGACCACTTATCTTGATACCAGAAAGAAATTCACACCTTTGGCCACAACATCTGAAAATATGTTGTCCAGAGTCTTAACAAACTTCAGTCATCAAGTTGTTGACCACTGTCTTTCTAACTCCCATCAGTGACAGAAGCTGCTTCTTGTTAGCTTTTTGTCGTTGAATGTAAGTGAATAGGGCTAACGCACTAATGAATAATGTTATCAGAAATTTTACTAATGAAATTGTTACACATCAATAGCACAAAGTAAGCTCACAGAGAATCATAATATGGTCAACATTTCTTTCCTTTTCATTCTCATGGGGAAGAAAGTCAGGCACCAAATGGAATTCACTCTTGATCCACTCTGAGTTGCTTTTACACTACTTGCATAGACTAATTTTACTCTTTGAACCCTGAATCTAGCATATTTTTGTACACTGTGATAATTCAAAGGGCTTTGCAGTTCAAAGCATCAAGCCTCACTAAACGCCTCAGGACAAAACATTGTAATTGATTCAAATGTCATGTTTCAGGATTTCTACCTGTCTTGCCATGTTTCAGAATCATGGAATGATTTGTATTAAAATGTTACCATAAAGTTTAAATGCAGCTCACAAAGAATTAGAACTCCCTCAACAGCCTAAATGCTGCCTGGAGGGAGGTGGCTATATCACAAATTTACACAGTCAACTTGCAAAATATTATTTCTCATAAACTATTCCAGCTTCAAACAACTATTGAACATTTACTCCTTCGAGTGTACCATCCACACCAAGGTGGTCCAATTCATCTCAAGAATAGCAAAGGATATTTCCTTGGGACTCACATCAGCATGGTGGATAAAAGGTTTGCTGATGAGTAAGTTAATTAGTATTTCTACTTTGTTACTCTTAGATGGAGACAGTTAGAAGCTAAATTGTTGAGCTTACTAACAAACTAGAAAAgaaaggacagagagacacataGTCAGGAATGGTAAAAATGCATCCTTGGGTAAGAGAAATCTCATTTGCCTTAAATTCGGAGTTAGTGAAATGCCTGGACACAGGCTGAGAATGTGGGAATGTGATGGAAATCTGCTGGGCACAGCAAAACTAATGCTTTCACAATTGCCTCTTACCAAGAAAACTCTTGAAATTGATTTCTATTACCTTCACAGAACTGGTCTGATGTAAAAGTCAATCAAGTAATGTGAAGTGGAGGCAGTCAGCCCAGCCAGCCGTGGGCAAGTTATATTTTTGTGGAGTCAGAAGGAACAGATTGTTTCTCTGACAGATCACTATTTAGATCGGGAGAGTTGAGCAAAGATTCCAACATGGACATCTCAGGGACATGTTTTCAGTCATCCAATCCAAAAGAAGTCCACTAAGCACCATTGTCTGTTATTGATCTTTTGGGTAACTTTTCATTGGAGACACGTGGGAAAGTAGGCagaagtggatactgcagatgcaAGAGAGCAGAGTCAAGATTTATAATAGAAACAAAAATTGTTGAAGTTGCATTGTTGAATTGCTGAAGTTGACAAACATGGCAACCTAATCTTCCAATGTCGCATGTATTCTTAAAAAGAGAAAATGTCCATTATTATAGAAAACGTAACAGTAATTGAAttggcaggtgaattggccatgctaaattgtccgtagcgttaggtaaggggtagatgtagatgtaggggtatgggtgggttgcgcttcggcggggcggtgtggacttgttgggccgaagggcctgtttccacactgtaagtaatctaatctaatctaatctttgatCATCATAGACGATAATTTCAAACATCAAGATGCCATTGAGCTAAAGTATTGTCACTGGCAGCAGCTTTAATGGACTTTGCAGCATTTGCCATGTAAAAATAATTGAATGGATCTTCAGAATTTGTGCTTTCTATTGGATGCTATTTGAATTTTTAAGATTGTTTTGTCCAATCCAATAGGCAGATGTAGAAAGGGTATGAGGGTATGAAGATTTTGGATGCAGTAGACATGGAGCTGTGGACATGTCATATAATCTGATCTTCCTAAGGACAGGTCCTCTGTTCATTTCTCCATGACTCACCTGCTTGTGCTTCAGTTCCTCATAGTGACCTCCAACTTTCAATCTCAAGTCATCTAATATCATTATgctcttttttttttgtctttaacCCTTCAATCTTGCAGCATCTTCTGAAGCTAAAGAAGTTGACCAATCCAACTTAGGTGCTTTTTCTTGTCAAGATATACCTGGAGCAGATACAATTTAAAATTACCAAGCTACAATGGAAGCACAGCTCGAATTTCCTAATTTTACAGTCAGGTGCCTTTAGGGTAAAAATAGCTTCAAAATCAACTGCATTCTTGAAAAGATTCTCTGGTTTTCTGTAGTAACATGGTTCataaatctatttttcagaaatTAGAAGGCCTTTTGGTTTTCCATAATCCTACAATTGTATATATTTGAATCATCCATCAGCAATTTTCTTGTGGCTTTGAAATACTTAAAAGGATATGAAATTTGGAGAAAACTATGAAGACCTCGGGTTCTTCACAAAACCAAGTTATTTGATCTTGAGTCAAATTCAAAAATAAACAAATGGACT from Chiloscyllium punctatum isolate Juve2018m chromosome 3, sChiPun1.3, whole genome shotgun sequence includes these protein-coding regions:
- the LOC140455141 gene encoding ferritin heavy chain A-like; translated protein: MMASQVCQNYHKDCEDAVNKQINLELYSSYVYLSMFYYFDRDDVALRHFAEFFKEQSHEEWEHAEKLMAFQNKRGGRVLLQDVKKPEQDEWGNGLEAMQRALQMEKDVNQSLLDLHKLSSGHMDPHLCDFLERHYLDEQVKMIKKLGDHITNLKRLGAPENGLGEYLFDRLSLGESD